Proteins encoded by one window of Rhodamnia argentea isolate NSW1041297 chromosome 6, ASM2092103v1, whole genome shotgun sequence:
- the LOC115749307 gene encoding protein MEI2-like 4 isoform X2, whose amino-acid sequence MREPFSLSLSEEVIPRKSQTTKSLGHFESFIVHDRKINFRLDKHVVGAGAVTQFPALVRPMANSPGSKSNLNAEPASYAAPDRYCINAMGANHENSLFSSSFSELFSRRMMLSSHNAPYGHSIGTIASHYEEEEPFVSSDEVEAQTIGNLLPDDDELLSGVTDGLDFVPQPSSEDVEELDFFSNVGGMDLEDEATSVGQKYLEYPGGISHVQSGSNGLVAGEHPHGEYPSRTLFVRNISSNVEDSELQSIFKSYGDIRTLYTACKHRGFVIISYYDIRAAHKAMQALQGKPLRRRKLDIHYSVPKENPSEEDVNQGTVVVSNLDSSVSHEELCHIFGSYGEINEIREAQHGGHNKYIEFCDIRAAEAALRALNKREISGKRITVETSGPGEMKGLVQPPLKVEHNEYDLFLQQNTPQNHSTATISGPIPVRALISNGMGNGTVFGLHPVMRGPLLESTFHHGISSSVPSSLPSLMGGGSVGKQSIQSQGQLNLDMRASPNIHPHSLPDSQDGYSAAHLVPPNAVGTSVNSRPPEAIDSWQLCRVGSNGQSLDSNQGVFGSAGNGSSPVPGHHYTWGNSYRPQPPGMVWPNSPSFANGMCAPHPVPRLHGFSRGPSQLLNAGIPRNIHHVGSAPAVNLTIWERQQAYAGESPEASSFHPGSLGTARISDNSLTSMEFVPNNVFPPSGNCMDLPIPPKIIGFQSPQQRCMIFPGRNQMMPVLNSFDFPNERVRSRRNEAASNQADNKRQFELDIDRIIRGEDSRTTLMIKNIPNKYTSKMLLAAIDERHRGTYDFLYLPIDFKNKCNVGYAFINMTEPGQIVTFYKAFNGKKWEKFNSEKVASLAYARIQGKAALIAHFQNSSLMNEDKRCRPILFNTEGPNAGDQVPFPVGSNVRTRPGRARSSTLDENHQGSPPTLANGVDFGIGDSSISSGKDSD is encoded by the exons ATGAGGGAGCCATTTTCTTTATCACTCTCAGAAGAAGTTATACCAAGGAAATCTCAGACAACCAAGTCTCTGGGCCATTTTGAATCTTTCATAGTGCATGATCGGAAAATTAATTTCAGGCTGGACAAGCATGTGGTAGGGGCAGGAGCAGTCACTCAATTTCCAGCTCTGGTAAGACCAATGGCCAACAGTCCAGGATCAAAATCTAATTTGAATGCAGAACCAGCATCATATGCGGCACCTGACCGTTATTGCATTAATGCCATGGGAGCTAACCATGAGAACAGTCTTTTCTCCAGCTCGTTCTCTGAACTATTTAGCCGGAGAA TGATGTTGTCATCCCACAATGCACCATATGGCCATTCTATCGGTACTATTGCCTCCCACTATGAGGAAGAGgaaccatttgtttcttctgatGAAGTTGAAGCCCAGACAATAGGAAATCTGCTTCCTGATGACGATGAGTTGCTTTCTGGAGTAACTGATGGGCTGGATTTTGTTCCACAGCCTTCTAGTGAGGATGTCGAGgagttggatttttttagtaatgttGGGGGAATGGATTTAGAAGACGAGGCTACCTCTGTTGgacaaaaatatttggaataTCCAGGTGGAATTTCTCATGTCCAATCAGGAAGTAATGGCTTGGTAGCTGGTGAGCACCCTCATGGTGAATATCCTTCTAGAACCTTGTTTGTGAGGAATATAAGTAGCAATGTTGAAGATTCTGAGCTCCAATCTATTTTCAAG TCATATGGAGATATCCGCACCCTTTATACAGCATGCAAGCACCGTGGTTTTGTAATTATATCATATTATGATATTAGAGCAGCCCATAAAGCAATGCAGGCACTCCAAGGAAAACCACTAAGGCGTAGGAAACTTGACATACATTATTCAGTTCCAAAG GAAAACCCTTCAGAGGAAGATGTCAATCAGGGCACAGTTGTGGTATCGAATCTTGATTCTTCTGTTTCACACGAAGAACTTTGCCATATTTTTGGCAGCTATGGAGAAATTAATGAG ATCCGTGAAGCCCAGCATGGAGGCCATAACAAATATATTGAATTTTGTGATATTAGAGCGGCAGAGGCAGCACTTCGTGCCTTGAACAAGAGAGAGATTTCTGGAAAGAGGATTACAGTCGAGACAAGTGGTCCTGGAGAAATGAAAGG TTTGGTGCAACCCCCTCTGAAGGTGGAGCACAATGAATATGACCTCTTTCTTCAGCAGAATACTCCTCAAAATCACTCAACTGCTACAATTTCTG GACCTATTCCGGTGAGGGCACTAATATCCAATGGCATGGGTAATGGAACTGTTTTTGGTCTGCACCCGGTAATGCGGGGCCCTCTTCTTGAAAGCACGTTTCACCATGGTATTTCTTCTAGTGTTCCAAGCAGCTTGCCCTCTCTGATGGGGGGTGGATCAGTTGGCAAACAATCTATTCAATCACAAGGACAATTGAATCTCGATATGAGGGCATCCCCAAATATTCATCCTCATTCACTTCCAGACAGTCAAGATGGTTATAGTGCAGCTCATTTAGTGCCTCCTAATGCTGTCGGTACAAGCGTCAATTCCAGACCACCAGAAGCAATTGATAGCTGGCAGTTATGCAGGGTTGGATCCAACGGACAATCTTTGGACAGCAATCAAGGCG TTTTTGGGTCTGCTGGTAATGGAAGCAGCCCTGTCCCTGGGCATCATTACACCTGGGGTAACTCCTATCGCCCTCAACCTCCAGGCATGGTGTGGCCAAACTCACCATCGTTTGCCAATGGAATGTGTGCTCCTCATCCTGTGCCAAGGCTGCATGGTTTTTCTAGGGGACCATCTCAGTTGCTAAATGCGGGCATACCGCGAAATATTCACCATGTTGGATCAGCACCAGCTGTCAATTTAACCATTTGGGAGAGGCAACAAGCCTATGCTGGGGAATCTCCTGAGGCTTCTAGTTTTCATCCGGGATCTTTGGGGACTGCGAGAATTTCTGATAACTCGCTCACTTCAATGGAGTTTGTTCCCAATAATGTCTTTCCGCCCAGTGGCAACTGCATGGACCTGCCAATTCCCCCTAAAATCATTGGCTTCCAATCCCCTCAACAGAGGTGCATGATATTTCCAGGCAGAAATCAAATGATGCCAGTGctaaattcatttgattttccaaatgAACGGGTTAGAAGCCGTAGAAATGAAGCTGCTTCTAATCAAGCTGACAACAAAAGGCAATTTGAACTTGACATTGACCGCATAATTCGAGGGGAAGACAGCAGGACGACCCTTATGATCAAGAATATCCCTAACAA GTATACCTCAAAGATGCTTTTGGCTGCAATTGACGAGCGCCACCGAGGAACTTATGATTTCCTTTATCTACCAATCGACTTCAAG AACAAGTGCAATGTAGGGTATGCTTTCATCAATATGACTGAGCCAGGTCAAATCGTCACCTTTTACAAG GCATTTAATgggaaaaaatgggaaaagttCAACAGCGAGAAGGTTGCTTCTCTTGCATATGCTCGAATACAAGGCAAAGCTGCTCTCATTGCACATTTCCAAAATTCAAGCTTGATGAATGAGGATAAACGCTGCCGGCCTATCCTCTTCAACACTGAAGGGCCTAATGCTGGTGATCAG GTTCCCTTTCCGGTCGGTTCTAATGTCCGTACTAGACCTGGAAGAGCTCGGAGCAGCACTCTTGACGAGAACCATCAGGGAAGTCCACCCACATTGGCGAATGGAGTAGACTTTGGTATCGGGGACTCATCTATAAGTTCCGGAAAAGATTCTGATTAA
- the LOC115749307 gene encoding protein MEI2-like 4 isoform X1: MPDQYRTDMREPFSLSLSEEVIPRKSQTTKSLGHFESFIVHDRKINFRLDKHVVGAGAVTQFPALVRPMANSPGSKSNLNAEPASYAAPDRYCINAMGANHENSLFSSSFSELFSRRMMLSSHNAPYGHSIGTIASHYEEEEPFVSSDEVEAQTIGNLLPDDDELLSGVTDGLDFVPQPSSEDVEELDFFSNVGGMDLEDEATSVGQKYLEYPGGISHVQSGSNGLVAGEHPHGEYPSRTLFVRNISSNVEDSELQSIFKSYGDIRTLYTACKHRGFVIISYYDIRAAHKAMQALQGKPLRRRKLDIHYSVPKENPSEEDVNQGTVVVSNLDSSVSHEELCHIFGSYGEINEIREAQHGGHNKYIEFCDIRAAEAALRALNKREISGKRITVETSGPGEMKGLVQPPLKVEHNEYDLFLQQNTPQNHSTATISGPIPVRALISNGMGNGTVFGLHPVMRGPLLESTFHHGISSSVPSSLPSLMGGGSVGKQSIQSQGQLNLDMRASPNIHPHSLPDSQDGYSAAHLVPPNAVGTSVNSRPPEAIDSWQLCRVGSNGQSLDSNQGVFGSAGNGSSPVPGHHYTWGNSYRPQPPGMVWPNSPSFANGMCAPHPVPRLHGFSRGPSQLLNAGIPRNIHHVGSAPAVNLTIWERQQAYAGESPEASSFHPGSLGTARISDNSLTSMEFVPNNVFPPSGNCMDLPIPPKIIGFQSPQQRCMIFPGRNQMMPVLNSFDFPNERVRSRRNEAASNQADNKRQFELDIDRIIRGEDSRTTLMIKNIPNKYTSKMLLAAIDERHRGTYDFLYLPIDFKNKCNVGYAFINMTEPGQIVTFYKAFNGKKWEKFNSEKVASLAYARIQGKAALIAHFQNSSLMNEDKRCRPILFNTEGPNAGDQVPFPVGSNVRTRPGRARSSTLDENHQGSPPTLANGVDFGIGDSSISSGKDSD; encoded by the exons ATGCCTGATCAATATA GAACAGACATGAGGGAGCCATTTTCTTTATCACTCTCAGAAGAAGTTATACCAAGGAAATCTCAGACAACCAAGTCTCTGGGCCATTTTGAATCTTTCATAGTGCATGATCGGAAAATTAATTTCAGGCTGGACAAGCATGTGGTAGGGGCAGGAGCAGTCACTCAATTTCCAGCTCTGGTAAGACCAATGGCCAACAGTCCAGGATCAAAATCTAATTTGAATGCAGAACCAGCATCATATGCGGCACCTGACCGTTATTGCATTAATGCCATGGGAGCTAACCATGAGAACAGTCTTTTCTCCAGCTCGTTCTCTGAACTATTTAGCCGGAGAA TGATGTTGTCATCCCACAATGCACCATATGGCCATTCTATCGGTACTATTGCCTCCCACTATGAGGAAGAGgaaccatttgtttcttctgatGAAGTTGAAGCCCAGACAATAGGAAATCTGCTTCCTGATGACGATGAGTTGCTTTCTGGAGTAACTGATGGGCTGGATTTTGTTCCACAGCCTTCTAGTGAGGATGTCGAGgagttggatttttttagtaatgttGGGGGAATGGATTTAGAAGACGAGGCTACCTCTGTTGgacaaaaatatttggaataTCCAGGTGGAATTTCTCATGTCCAATCAGGAAGTAATGGCTTGGTAGCTGGTGAGCACCCTCATGGTGAATATCCTTCTAGAACCTTGTTTGTGAGGAATATAAGTAGCAATGTTGAAGATTCTGAGCTCCAATCTATTTTCAAG TCATATGGAGATATCCGCACCCTTTATACAGCATGCAAGCACCGTGGTTTTGTAATTATATCATATTATGATATTAGAGCAGCCCATAAAGCAATGCAGGCACTCCAAGGAAAACCACTAAGGCGTAGGAAACTTGACATACATTATTCAGTTCCAAAG GAAAACCCTTCAGAGGAAGATGTCAATCAGGGCACAGTTGTGGTATCGAATCTTGATTCTTCTGTTTCACACGAAGAACTTTGCCATATTTTTGGCAGCTATGGAGAAATTAATGAG ATCCGTGAAGCCCAGCATGGAGGCCATAACAAATATATTGAATTTTGTGATATTAGAGCGGCAGAGGCAGCACTTCGTGCCTTGAACAAGAGAGAGATTTCTGGAAAGAGGATTACAGTCGAGACAAGTGGTCCTGGAGAAATGAAAGG TTTGGTGCAACCCCCTCTGAAGGTGGAGCACAATGAATATGACCTCTTTCTTCAGCAGAATACTCCTCAAAATCACTCAACTGCTACAATTTCTG GACCTATTCCGGTGAGGGCACTAATATCCAATGGCATGGGTAATGGAACTGTTTTTGGTCTGCACCCGGTAATGCGGGGCCCTCTTCTTGAAAGCACGTTTCACCATGGTATTTCTTCTAGTGTTCCAAGCAGCTTGCCCTCTCTGATGGGGGGTGGATCAGTTGGCAAACAATCTATTCAATCACAAGGACAATTGAATCTCGATATGAGGGCATCCCCAAATATTCATCCTCATTCACTTCCAGACAGTCAAGATGGTTATAGTGCAGCTCATTTAGTGCCTCCTAATGCTGTCGGTACAAGCGTCAATTCCAGACCACCAGAAGCAATTGATAGCTGGCAGTTATGCAGGGTTGGATCCAACGGACAATCTTTGGACAGCAATCAAGGCG TTTTTGGGTCTGCTGGTAATGGAAGCAGCCCTGTCCCTGGGCATCATTACACCTGGGGTAACTCCTATCGCCCTCAACCTCCAGGCATGGTGTGGCCAAACTCACCATCGTTTGCCAATGGAATGTGTGCTCCTCATCCTGTGCCAAGGCTGCATGGTTTTTCTAGGGGACCATCTCAGTTGCTAAATGCGGGCATACCGCGAAATATTCACCATGTTGGATCAGCACCAGCTGTCAATTTAACCATTTGGGAGAGGCAACAAGCCTATGCTGGGGAATCTCCTGAGGCTTCTAGTTTTCATCCGGGATCTTTGGGGACTGCGAGAATTTCTGATAACTCGCTCACTTCAATGGAGTTTGTTCCCAATAATGTCTTTCCGCCCAGTGGCAACTGCATGGACCTGCCAATTCCCCCTAAAATCATTGGCTTCCAATCCCCTCAACAGAGGTGCATGATATTTCCAGGCAGAAATCAAATGATGCCAGTGctaaattcatttgattttccaaatgAACGGGTTAGAAGCCGTAGAAATGAAGCTGCTTCTAATCAAGCTGACAACAAAAGGCAATTTGAACTTGACATTGACCGCATAATTCGAGGGGAAGACAGCAGGACGACCCTTATGATCAAGAATATCCCTAACAA GTATACCTCAAAGATGCTTTTGGCTGCAATTGACGAGCGCCACCGAGGAACTTATGATTTCCTTTATCTACCAATCGACTTCAAG AACAAGTGCAATGTAGGGTATGCTTTCATCAATATGACTGAGCCAGGTCAAATCGTCACCTTTTACAAG GCATTTAATgggaaaaaatgggaaaagttCAACAGCGAGAAGGTTGCTTCTCTTGCATATGCTCGAATACAAGGCAAAGCTGCTCTCATTGCACATTTCCAAAATTCAAGCTTGATGAATGAGGATAAACGCTGCCGGCCTATCCTCTTCAACACTGAAGGGCCTAATGCTGGTGATCAG GTTCCCTTTCCGGTCGGTTCTAATGTCCGTACTAGACCTGGAAGAGCTCGGAGCAGCACTCTTGACGAGAACCATCAGGGAAGTCCACCCACATTGGCGAATGGAGTAGACTTTGGTATCGGGGACTCATCTATAAGTTCCGGAAAAGATTCTGATTAA
- the LOC115749429 gene encoding trihelix transcription factor ASR3, translated as MAAEQLSLGPAAASGVANGVDGRAAGDGGDDGGGGGGGGGRAPRLPRWTRQEILVLIQGKRVAETRVRRGRVGGSAFGSGQVEPKWASVSSYCKRHGVNRGPVQCRKRWSNLAGDYKKIKEWEARTRDETESFWVMRNDLRRERKLPGFFDREVYDILDHQGSSSSAAKAVAEGPPEAELALALAPASAATADDDEGEEEREVVFDSGRSAAAEDGLFSDFEQDDGGGGGETPDKEVETPVRATDAAPAAVVPISEKQYEPVLRGSQGPGAGHEKQPPPSNPEIASTSADARKRKQPTSEADEEPLGMRYRLIDVLERNGKLLTAQLEAQNNNLQLDRDQRQDHANGLLAALNKLADAVGRIADKL; from the exons atgGCCGCGGAGCAGCTGAGCCTGGGGCCGGCCGCGGCTAGCGGCGTGGCCAACGGCGTCGATGGGCGGGCGGCCGGGGACGGCGGGGAcgacggcggcggaggaggaggaggaggggggaggGCGCCGAGGCTGCCGCGGTGGACGAGGCAGGAGATACTGGTGCTCATACAGGGGAAGAGGGTGGCGGAGACGCGGGTCAGGAGGGGCCGGGTCGGCGGGTCGGCGTTCGGGTCGGGGCAGGTGGAGCCGAAGTGGGCGTCGGTCTCCTCGTACTGCAAGCGGCACGGGGTTAACCGGGGGCCGGTCCAGTGCCGGAAGCGGTGGAGCAACCTCGCCGGCGATTACAAGAAGATCAAGGAGTGGGAGGCCAGGACCCGGGACGAGACGGAGTCGTTCTGGGTCATGAGGAACGACCTCCGGCGGGAGAGGAAGTTGCCCGGGTTCTTCGACAGGGAGGTTTACGACATCCTCGACCACCAGGGTTCGTCTTCGTCGGCGGCTAAGGCGGTTGCCGAGGGCCCTCCGGAGGCGGAACTGGCCCTCGCTCTTGCTCCGGCttcggcggcgacggcggaTGACGACGAGggcgaggaggagagagaggtcgTGTTCGACAGCGGCCGGAGCGCCGCCGCGGAGGACGGGCTATTTTCGGATTTCGAGCAGGATGATGGCGGCGGGGGAGGCGAAACCCCTGACAAGGAGGTGGAGACGCCGGTCCGAGCGACCGATGCGGCGCCGGCGGCCGTGGTGCCGATCTCGG AGAAGCAGTACGAGCCAGTCCTCCGAGGATCTCAAGGGCCAG GCGCAGGACACGAGAAACAGCCACCGCCGTCGAATCCGGAGATAGCTTCCACGTCTGCGGATGCGCGGAAACGGAAACAGCCGACATCAGAAGCGGACGAGGAGCCGCTCGGGATGCGGTATCGCCTGATCGACGTTCTAGAGAGAAACGGCAAATTGCTGACGGCTCAACTCGAGGCTCAGAACAATAATCTTCAGCTGGATAGAGACCAAAGGCAAGACCACGCCAACGGCTTGCTTGCCGCCCTCAACAAGCTTGCCGACGCCGTGGGAAGAATCGCCGATAAGTTATAG
- the LOC115749422 gene encoding inactive leucine-rich repeat receptor-like protein kinase CORYNE, whose amino-acid sequence MGLSCVFPLESRRAVSLFLLLMLCLQSSTVECQNRTFRHLSTEPPSSSKAPDFKTGFRRVILSVVLGVLTGSISALLVACLVKSFILYIHRTPILKGPVVFSPKVSPKTLQTALENESRLLGSSPNGQYHRTALDNGLVIAVKRLEQVEGDSPGTRSKSAKRRIQKELEVLAGLRHVNLMSLRAYVCEPNGLSLIYDYVPTGSLEDVMKRVRENQLQLKWEARLGIAVGVIKALQYLHFACSPQVLHCDLKPANVLLDAECSPRLADCGLARLLPSLHRTSEYSAPECIRDSRYTDKSDIFSFGMILGVLLTGRDPTDAFFCEAASRGSLGRWLRQLQQAGEAREALDKSLLGEEAEEDEMLMAVRIAVICLSDFPADRPSSDELVPMLTQLHSF is encoded by the exons ATGGGTTTGAGTTGTGTATTTCCTCTGGAAAGCAGAAGAGCCGTGAGCTTGTTCTTGCTTCTGATGCTTTGCCTACAGAGTTCAACCGTGGAGTGCCAAAACAGGACGTTCAGGCACTTATCGACTGAGCCTCCATCTTCGTCTAAAGCACCTGACTTCAAGACTGGGTTTAGGAGAGTAATCCTCAGTGTTGTGCTGGGAGTGTTgactggatcaatctcagcgcTTCTTGTGGCTTGCCTGGTTAAATCCTTTATTCTGTACATCCACAGAACCCCAATCCTCAAGGGGCCGGTTGTGTTTTCCCCAAAAGTCTCACCCAAAACCCTCCAGACAGCCCTCGAGAACGAAAGCCGGTTGCTCGGATCTAGTCCCAATGGACAGTATCATAGGACCGCCCTCGACAATGGGCTCGTGATCGCGGTCAAGCGGCTTGAGCAGGTCGAGGGCGATTCGCCAGGGACTCGAAGCAAATCAGCCAAGAGACGGATCCAGAAGGAGCTGGAAGTCCTCGCGGGGTTGAGGCACGTGAATTTGATGAGCTTGAGGGCTTATGTTTGCGAGCCAAATGGGTTGTCGCTCATTTATGATTATGTGCCAACCGGAAGCCTCGAGGACGTGATGAAGAGGGTTCGCGAGAATCAGCTGCAGCTCAAGTGGGAAGCTAGGCTCGGGATTGCTGTTGGGGTGATTAAAGCGCTTCAGTATCTTCACTTTGCGTGCAGCCCTCAGGTCCTACACTGCGACCTGAAGCCTGCGAATGTGTTGTTGGATGCTGAGTGTAGTCCGAGGCTGGCGGACTGTGGATTGGCGAGGCTCTTGCCGAGTTTGCATCGGACGTCCGAATATAGTGCTCCAGAGTGCATCCGGGATTCCAG GTACACTGACAAGAGCGACATTTTCAGCTTCGGCATGATACTGGGGGTTCTCTTGACAGGTAGAGACCCCACGGACGCATTCTTCTGCGAAGCGGCCAGCCGTGGAAGCCTGGGGCGCTGGCTCCGCCAGTTGCAACAGGCTGGGGAGGCAAGAGAAGCTCTGGATAAGAGCCTTCTCGGGGAAGAAGCAGAGGAGGATGAGATGCTGATGGCGGTTAGGATCGCCGTCATTTGCCTCTCCGATTTCCCTGCTGATAGGCCTTCTAGCGATGAGCTCGTACCAATGCTGACCCAACTTCACAGCTTTTGA